The Candidatus Krumholzibacteriia bacterium genome includes a region encoding these proteins:
- a CDS encoding translocation/assembly module TamB domain-containing protein produces MSEDVGTQKNSSTLRRRISFGIAVVLTLAIVVVVHRQSRLLPDRIARYVNTHYLAGSPFEFSLDGISGTLVHRIELKNPVLRYNSPTATYNVFRADRVSVRYELMPVFAFRLVVHELELEGVALHLRQDAEGRLVLPVPQNESPSQPGRGIVNPVVDVRSFRINGLEMTFGGNRTELAVRDVHLAGSCGYAGGMGQLRIDEGGAFLIDSGKTVSSVSLGARTDGSSLFLDDFAVRLDESFVMADGEFRHGRFQGVDLVLNPISLGELHQLGIAPDLEGAFSGRLSLAGTVDNLDVSGTASGAGLGVELSGVTFAGKVTPSGVDFSRFAGRVFGSQLDGAFSISLPEEDFVFDGTCEDLDLSRGFIEDSGLPPMSMTGRIRVEHDKSEGTYAWRGDLDRGVVDGFENFGVAGSGIWRDGVGLTIDNVAFERPGYRVEGSGSVTDAGSIADIVFRVEATDLGYFWNHFELPPVEGAINATGRIQGPIEDFQLNINGSAHGLHFEFLDVDTALVQAEARNVGSPAPTVQVSIAGRHGAAWGRPFDAPTFLVDIDTTVVRVPNARVTRGDTTIVVDLDIKEKDGRSRIDIRHAEILTPADNWRTVAPSVIFADENSVVADTVVFESGRGRFGGAGSYSEATRTMDLSFWGRGVDLSVLRDGLRAPIVLRGRGDFALELDGPEENPRVRLDVDVVRGVVDSVAFDELRGRIVFDGQTYRLGGMQMVAGRDTIEASGTWASDVSPVRLVRGERPEEIWDSALALRARLAHFPVATFFAAVHRAPPVAAELDGRVALSGTLVAPRITLKGRVAPAAGPGRPIPLATIDAEYVAGALHVRNVHLLEGVDARVTGEFPLTVSLRDGVSLDPEGALTFRLEIPRGSELNNVSRYVPEMAWLRGVLYGTVTGRGTPSVPAVTGELSLSRGELRVAGMQESFSNVAARIDFVDDVVRLTTLTARSGEKGAVVGSGWARISNYTPVDYRADLSLRDFRLTSIPNVDVQAEGSLVARYHEWREGRKIPLITGSLDVREASIYMELTAGTEATGALTLPTDEPGWICSVDLHGPKNVWVRNPDLNVEMAGDVILKKDERGMYFRGDMAVLRGSYRVYGYKFTITSGTMDFSAAETLRPAMFIEAYTPHHTGDGPDRNIYLTLSWPYDRKEPEISLAYDEPGYSEADIWNMLGGPTMFASGMATNTLERLINAQMTGFNVDVEQRSIEDTAQPGASTLEQETLIGVGRYLWEDIYFQYKRGLSVGSEQEVNVEYRLSNKFLIRSQYIYNSRRNRAGIAGQNTDEFNLDLKYRFEY; encoded by the coding sequence ATGAGCGAAGACGTCGGCACGCAGAAGAACAGTTCCACCCTGCGCCGCCGCATCTCTTTTGGGATTGCGGTGGTGTTGACGCTGGCCATCGTGGTGGTCGTCCATCGCCAGAGCCGCCTGCTGCCCGACCGCATCGCACGCTACGTCAACACACACTATCTGGCGGGATCCCCGTTCGAGTTCTCCCTCGACGGCATCTCGGGCACGCTGGTGCACAGGATCGAACTCAAGAACCCGGTGCTGCGCTACAACTCGCCAACCGCCACCTACAATGTGTTCCGCGCGGACCGGGTTTCGGTGAGGTATGAACTCATGCCGGTATTCGCGTTCCGGCTCGTCGTGCACGAGCTCGAGCTGGAGGGGGTGGCGCTGCACCTGCGCCAGGATGCGGAGGGGCGCCTGGTGCTCCCGGTCCCCCAGAACGAGAGCCCGTCGCAGCCGGGCCGCGGCATCGTCAATCCGGTGGTGGACGTGCGCAGCTTCCGCATCAACGGGCTGGAGATGACCTTCGGCGGCAATCGCACCGAGCTGGCCGTGCGGGACGTGCACCTGGCCGGGTCGTGTGGCTACGCGGGGGGGATGGGGCAGTTGCGCATCGACGAGGGCGGCGCATTCCTCATCGACTCGGGCAAGACGGTCTCCTCGGTGAGCCTCGGTGCGCGCACGGACGGCTCGAGCCTCTTTCTGGACGACTTCGCCGTGCGCCTGGACGAATCATTTGTCATGGCGGACGGCGAATTCCGCCACGGCCGTTTCCAGGGCGTCGACCTGGTCCTGAACCCGATATCGCTCGGCGAACTGCACCAGCTGGGAATCGCCCCCGACCTGGAGGGGGCGTTCTCCGGCCGGCTGTCGCTGGCCGGCACGGTGGACAATCTGGATGTTTCCGGAACCGCCTCCGGTGCCGGGCTGGGGGTTGAGCTCTCCGGGGTGACGTTCGCGGGAAAGGTGACCCCGTCCGGCGTCGACTTCAGTCGCTTCGCCGGCCGGGTGTTTGGATCGCAACTCGACGGCGCATTCAGCATTTCGCTGCCCGAGGAGGACTTCGTGTTCGACGGGACGTGCGAGGACCTGGATCTCTCGCGCGGCTTCATCGAGGATTCCGGGCTGCCGCCCATGTCCATGACCGGACGCATCCGCGTGGAACACGACAAGAGCGAGGGCACCTACGCGTGGCGCGGCGACCTCGACCGCGGCGTCGTGGACGGGTTCGAGAACTTCGGCGTGGCGGGCAGCGGCATCTGGCGCGATGGTGTGGGCCTCACCATCGATAATGTCGCCTTCGAGCGCCCCGGCTACCGCGTGGAGGGCTCGGGCAGCGTGACCGATGCCGGGAGCATCGCCGACATCGTGTTCCGGGTGGAGGCCACCGACCTGGGCTACTTCTGGAACCACTTCGAGCTCCCGCCGGTGGAGGGGGCGATCAACGCCACCGGGCGCATCCAGGGGCCCATCGAGGACTTCCAGCTGAACATCAACGGCAGCGCGCACGGTCTGCACTTCGAGTTTCTGGACGTGGACACCGCGCTGGTGCAGGCCGAGGCGCGCAACGTCGGTTCGCCGGCGCCCACGGTACAGGTATCCATCGCGGGCCGGCACGGCGCCGCGTGGGGACGGCCGTTCGATGCGCCCACCTTCCTGGTGGACATCGACACCACGGTGGTGCGCGTGCCCAACGCGCGCGTGACCCGCGGCGACACCACCATCGTGGTGGATCTGGATATCAAGGAGAAGGACGGGCGCTCGCGCATCGACATCCGCCACGCAGAAATTCTCACCCCGGCGGACAACTGGCGCACGGTGGCGCCGTCGGTGATTTTCGCCGACGAGAACAGTGTCGTGGCCGACACGGTGGTCTTCGAGTCGGGCCGGGGCCGTTTCGGTGGCGCCGGGTCGTACAGCGAGGCGACGCGGACCATGGACCTGTCCTTCTGGGGCCGCGGCGTGGACCTGTCCGTGCTGCGCGACGGGCTGCGCGCACCCATCGTGCTGCGCGGCCGCGGCGACTTCGCGCTGGAACTGGACGGCCCCGAGGAGAATCCGCGCGTGCGCCTGGACGTGGACGTCGTGCGCGGAGTGGTGGACAGCGTGGCCTTCGACGAACTCCGCGGGCGCATCGTGTTCGACGGCCAGACCTACCGCCTGGGCGGGATGCAGATGGTGGCCGGGCGCGACACCATCGAAGCGTCCGGCACGTGGGCGAGTGACGTCTCGCCGGTGCGGCTGGTACGCGGCGAGCGCCCCGAGGAGATCTGGGATTCCGCGCTCGCGTTGCGGGCACGGCTGGCCCACTTTCCGGTGGCCACCTTCTTTGCCGCCGTGCACCGCGCGCCCCCGGTCGCGGCCGAACTGGACGGCCGCGTTGCGCTGTCCGGCACGCTGGTGGCACCGCGCATCACCCTGAAGGGACGCGTTGCGCCCGCCGCCGGGCCGGGCCGGCCCATCCCGCTCGCCACGATCGATGCCGAGTACGTCGCCGGCGCGCTGCACGTTCGCAACGTGCACCTGCTGGAGGGCGTGGATGCGAGGGTCACCGGGGAGTTCCCGCTCACCGTTTCGCTGCGGGACGGCGTCAGCCTGGACCCGGAAGGCGCGCTGACGTTCCGCCTGGAAATTCCACGTGGCAGTGAGTTGAACAACGTCTCGCGCTACGTCCCGGAGATGGCGTGGCTGCGCGGCGTCCTGTACGGCACGGTCACCGGGCGGGGCACCCCGTCGGTGCCCGCGGTGACCGGAGAGCTGTCGCTCTCGCGCGGCGAGCTGCGGGTCGCCGGCATGCAGGAGTCGTTCTCCAACGTGGCGGCTCGCATCGATTTCGTGGATGACGTGGTGCGCCTCACCACGCTCACCGCCCGGTCGGGAGAGAAGGGTGCCGTGGTGGGCAGCGGGTGGGCGCGCATCTCCAACTACACGCCCGTCGACTACCGCGCCGACCTGTCGCTGCGTGACTTCCGGCTCACGTCGATTCCCAATGTCGACGTGCAGGCGGAAGGGAGCCTGGTGGCGCGCTACCACGAGTGGCGTGAAGGACGCAAGATCCCGCTCATCACCGGGTCCCTGGACGTGCGCGAGGCCAGCATCTACATGGAGCTCACCGCGGGAACCGAGGCCACCGGGGCGCTCACGCTGCCCACCGACGAGCCGGGCTGGATCTGCAGCGTCGATCTGCACGGCCCCAAGAACGTGTGGGTGCGCAACCCGGACCTGAACGTGGAGATGGCCGGCGATGTGATCCTCAAGAAGGACGAGCGGGGCATGTACTTCCGCGGCGACATGGCGGTGCTGCGGGGCTCCTACCGCGTGTACGGCTACAAGTTCACCATCACCAGCGGCACCATGGACTTCTCGGCGGCGGAGACGTTGCGCCCGGCGATGTTCATCGAGGCATACACGCCCCACCACACCGGCGATGGCCCCGACCGCAACATCTACCTCACCCTGTCCTGGCCGTACGACAGGAAGGAGCCCGAGATCTCGCTCGCATACGACGAGCCCGGCTACTCCGAGGCTGATATCTGGAACATGCTGGGCGGCCCCACCATGTTTGCCAGCGGCATGGCCACCAACACGCTGGAGCGCCTGATCAACGCGCAGATGACCGGGTTCAACGTCGACGTGGAACAGCGCAGCATCGAAGACACCGCCCAGCCGGGCGCCAGCACGCTGGAGCAGGAGACCCTGATCGGGGTGGGGCGGTACCTGTGGGAGGACATCTACTTCCAGTACAAGCGGGGGTTGTCGGTGGGTTCCGAGCAGGAGGTGAACGTGGAATACCGCCTGAGTAACAAGTTCCTGATCCGGTCCCAGTACATTTATAACTCCCGCAGGAACCGGGCGGGAATCGCAGGGCAGAATACGGACGAATTCAACCTCGACCTCAAGTACCGCTTCGAATACTAG
- a CDS encoding isoprenyl transferase: MANDIDVQIEALKGAENLPRHIAVIMDGNGRWAKKRRLPRLAGHKAGTEPVRKCVRACARIGIEHLTLYTFSLENWNRPRAEVNGLMLVLEEVLRREELELNQNNVRLNAIGRLDMLPQSTRRTLAETIERLSSNTGLRLTLALSYGGRAEIVDAAARLAGRIASGEVTAGQVDEAAFHDCLYDPALPDPDLLIRTSGELRVSNFLLWQIAYAEIWVTDVLWPDFTEADLMEGIRAYQSRDRRYGLHA, encoded by the coding sequence ATGGCTAACGACATCGACGTCCAGATCGAGGCGCTCAAGGGCGCGGAGAACCTGCCCCGACACATCGCCGTCATCATGGACGGCAACGGCCGCTGGGCAAAGAAGCGGCGCCTGCCCCGGCTGGCGGGTCACAAGGCGGGAACGGAGCCGGTGCGCAAGTGCGTGCGCGCCTGCGCCCGCATCGGGATCGAACACCTCACCCTCTACACATTCTCGCTGGAGAACTGGAACCGCCCACGCGCCGAGGTAAACGGCCTCATGCTGGTTCTGGAAGAGGTGTTGCGGCGTGAAGAGCTCGAACTCAACCAGAACAACGTGCGGCTGAACGCCATCGGCCGTCTCGACATGTTGCCGCAGTCGACCCGCCGCACCCTTGCCGAAACCATCGAACGCCTTTCCAGCAACACCGGGCTGCGGCTCACCCTCGCACTGAGCTACGGTGGCCGCGCGGAGATCGTGGATGCGGCCGCCAGGCTGGCCGGGCGCATCGCGTCCGGCGAGGTCACCGCCGGACAGGTCGACGAGGCGGCGTTTCACGACTGCCTCTACGACCCTGCCCTCCCCGACCCGGACCTGCTCATCCGCACCAGCGGGGAACTGCGCGTCTCCAATTTCCTCCTGTGGCAGATCGCCTACGCGGAGATATGGGTGACCGACGTGCTGTGGCCGGACTTCACCGAAGCGGACCTCATGGAGGGCATCCGCGCCTACCAGTCACGCGATCGCCGCTATGGACTCCACGCCTGA
- the bamA gene encoding outer membrane protein assembly factor BamA, with product MGRTSLPAMDSGSPVNYTPRGRRVKDAYRTATLLAALLCCLIGSPPARGADAPPDDKVFLGRIVITGNDQVPESDLRSRMRTQEPSMFSIFRRPRLDRPQIERDVAQLEAYYHSIGFPRARVRLERVEYVENDRFANVYIVVEEGEATRVVSVSFEGDLLMPEASLRKDLLLERGAPYNPSLLATDVYRIKGKYFDRGYLGVSVADSARIDSNRVWIRFVIQPGTQLSVGEILIEGNREVRRGVIEKEIELKPGEVCRFNRVLKTQRNLFETGLFTVVDVVPENIDPIDRTVDIRIRVRERKSSWIEAGFGVGNLLGSRVFAEWGTRNLGGTGRTLRLKAQYAFDLFEGDEFDVNKLQLTNTFYRYDVVFQQRRFLGIKLGIGLNGFIEHDATVPDLEINTIGYAFGTARDFGRHSEVLTGLSFEEITRLPAGLPEEKSRSHSFGLTASRDARDFLLDPHRGEYRVLSSEIAGGILGGDNDYYKFTGNYQRYRGVAGLSVFAWRVRVGYGNAYGRSDLVPVESRYFLGGANSVRGYSEASLGPRTTDANGRPRYLGGQVLLLANVETRFPLPLLARWNFSGAIFLDGGNVYADVSDVSGSGFRLTSDSDETRVTDFRYGLGAGIRYNTPVGPIRLDYGYPLKPDATTDGNGSWYFSLGQIF from the coding sequence ATGGGTCGCACGTCACTCCCAGCAATGGACTCGGGGTCGCCCGTTAATTACACCCCGCGGGGACGCCGTGTCAAGGATGCGTACCGGACTGCGACGCTGCTGGCGGCCCTGCTTTGCTGCCTGATCGGCTCCCCGCCCGCCCGCGGCGCCGATGCCCCGCCCGACGACAAGGTCTTTCTCGGACGCATCGTCATCACCGGAAACGACCAGGTTCCGGAAAGCGACCTGCGCTCGCGTATGCGGACGCAGGAGCCCTCCATGTTCTCCATCTTCCGCCGCCCCCGCCTGGACCGCCCCCAGATCGAGCGGGACGTTGCCCAGCTCGAGGCGTACTACCATTCGATAGGCTTTCCGCGCGCCCGGGTACGGCTGGAACGGGTGGAGTACGTGGAAAACGACCGCTTCGCCAACGTGTACATCGTCGTGGAAGAGGGCGAGGCGACGCGGGTCGTGAGTGTGAGCTTCGAGGGGGACCTGCTCATGCCGGAGGCGAGTCTGCGCAAGGACCTCCTGCTCGAGCGCGGGGCCCCGTATAACCCGTCGCTGCTCGCGACCGACGTCTACCGGATCAAGGGGAAGTACTTTGACCGGGGCTACCTGGGCGTGTCGGTGGCGGATTCCGCCCGTATCGACAGCAACCGGGTATGGATTCGCTTCGTCATCCAGCCCGGGACCCAGCTCAGCGTGGGCGAGATTCTCATCGAGGGAAACCGGGAGGTGCGCCGCGGCGTCATCGAGAAGGAGATCGAACTGAAGCCGGGTGAGGTGTGCCGTTTCAACCGCGTTCTCAAGACGCAGCGCAACCTGTTCGAAACCGGGCTGTTCACGGTGGTCGACGTGGTGCCCGAGAACATCGACCCCATCGATCGCACCGTGGATATCCGCATCCGGGTGCGCGAACGCAAGAGCTCCTGGATCGAGGCGGGCTTCGGCGTGGGCAATCTGCTGGGCAGCCGCGTCTTCGCGGAATGGGGCACCCGCAACCTGGGCGGCACCGGGCGCACGCTCCGCCTCAAGGCCCAGTATGCGTTCGACTTGTTCGAGGGTGACGAATTCGACGTGAACAAGCTCCAGCTCACGAACACCTTCTACCGCTACGACGTCGTGTTCCAGCAGCGCCGTTTTCTCGGCATCAAACTCGGTATCGGACTCAACGGCTTCATCGAGCACGATGCCACGGTGCCCGACCTCGAGATCAACACCATCGGTTACGCGTTTGGTACCGCGCGCGACTTCGGCCGCCACAGCGAGGTGCTGACCGGGCTTTCGTTCGAGGAGATCACGCGCCTTCCGGCCGGGCTGCCGGAGGAGAAATCGCGCTCGCATTCCTTCGGCCTCACCGCGAGCCGGGACGCGCGCGACTTTCTGCTGGATCCGCACCGTGGCGAGTACCGGGTTCTCTCCAGCGAGATCGCCGGCGGGATTCTGGGCGGAGACAACGACTACTACAAGTTCACCGGCAACTATCAGCGCTACCGTGGTGTCGCCGGCTTGTCCGTGTTCGCGTGGCGGGTGCGGGTCGGCTACGGCAATGCCTACGGCCGGTCCGACCTGGTGCCGGTGGAGAGCCGTTACTTCCTGGGCGGCGCGAATTCCGTGCGCGGTTACAGCGAGGCCAGCCTGGGCCCACGCACCACCGACGCCAACGGGAGGCCCCGTTACCTGGGCGGGCAGGTCCTGCTGCTGGCCAACGTGGAGACGCGCTTTCCGCTGCCGCTGCTGGCGCGGTGGAATTTCTCCGGGGCGATCTTCCTCGACGGGGGCAATGTGTATGCCGACGTGTCCGACGTGTCCGGATCCGGATTCCGCCTGACCTCGGATTCGGACGAGACGCGGGTTACGGACTTCCGCTACGGCCTGGGCGCGGGCATTCGTTACAATACCCCGGTGGGACCCATTCGTCTCGATTACGGCTATCCGCTCAAGCCCGATGCGACCACGGATGGCAACGGCAGCTGGTATTTCAGCCTGGGACAGATATTTTAG
- the frr gene encoding ribosome recycling factor — protein MLDEHYKKTEEHMGKTLENLIHELSGIRTGKASPAILDVIRVQYYGQSVPLKQVANISVPDPRTLAIQPWDRSTMGEIEKAIQASDLGLNPQNDGSLIRLPIPALTEERRRDLVKVVKRIGEDAKVAVRNVRRDANEKLKKLEKEHELSQDEMHTRQDAIQKLTDQFVKRVDDAVAAKEKEVLEL, from the coding sequence ATGCTGGACGAGCACTACAAGAAGACCGAAGAGCACATGGGCAAGACGCTGGAGAACCTCATCCACGAGCTCTCCGGCATCCGCACCGGCAAGGCCAGCCCGGCCATCCTGGACGTGATTCGCGTGCAGTACTACGGCCAGAGCGTTCCCCTCAAGCAGGTTGCCAACATTTCCGTGCCGGACCCGCGCACGCTGGCCATCCAGCCGTGGGACCGCTCCACGATGGGGGAGATCGAGAAGGCCATCCAGGCGTCCGACCTGGGGTTGAACCCGCAGAACGACGGGTCGCTGATCCGCCTGCCCATTCCCGCGCTCACCGAGGAACGTCGCCGTGATCTGGTCAAGGTGGTAAAGAGAATCGGCGAGGACGCCAAAGTGGCGGTGCGCAACGTGCGCCGTGACGCCAACGAGAAGCTCAAGAAGCTCGAGAAGGAGCATGAACTGTCGCAGGACGAGATGCACACGCGGCAGGACGCCATCCAGAAGCTCACCGATCAGTTCGTGAAGCGGGTGGACGACGCGGTCGCGGCCAAGGAGAAGGAAGTCCTCGAGTTGTGA
- a CDS encoding phosphatidate cytidylyltransferase, which produces MDSTPDPNTAAPTPPAAWYRRTTARRIATGAWFIPAFIVVTRMGGYAFLAFVDLVIVLGMLEFYGMMRKKGIQPYRGIGVLCGVTLSTYYYFRSGLYANFFLTFVVIALMGLELTRRDGRLAVYHVSTTVFGVIYVAFLASHMILLRELPRLVGLPYSEGASFVFLAFMVTWASDTGAFAVGSLLGRTPLLTRVSRNKTWEGALGGMAFGALAGWIASVTFAPYLDAARAIAVGALASLVGLLGDLFESMLKRDAEVKDSGRIISGHGGVLDRFDSLLFTVPLIYYFLKFVIFQ; this is translated from the coding sequence ATGGACTCCACGCCTGACCCGAACACGGCCGCCCCGACGCCGCCGGCAGCCTGGTACCGGCGCACCACCGCGCGGCGCATCGCCACCGGCGCGTGGTTCATTCCCGCCTTCATCGTGGTCACGCGCATGGGCGGCTACGCGTTCCTGGCCTTCGTCGACCTGGTGATCGTGCTGGGCATGCTCGAGTTCTACGGGATGATGCGCAAGAAGGGCATTCAGCCCTACCGTGGCATCGGCGTGTTGTGCGGCGTCACGCTCTCGACGTACTACTACTTCCGCAGCGGTCTCTACGCGAATTTCTTCCTGACCTTCGTGGTGATCGCCCTGATGGGGCTGGAGCTGACCCGGCGCGACGGGCGCCTGGCCGTCTATCACGTTTCCACCACCGTGTTCGGCGTGATCTACGTGGCGTTTCTGGCCTCCCACATGATCCTGCTGCGCGAACTGCCGCGGCTGGTGGGGTTGCCGTACAGCGAGGGCGCGTCGTTCGTATTCCTCGCGTTCATGGTGACATGGGCGTCGGATACCGGCGCCTTCGCGGTGGGGAGCCTGCTGGGGAGGACGCCGTTGCTCACGCGGGTATCGCGCAACAAGACGTGGGAAGGAGCCCTGGGCGGGATGGCGTTCGGTGCGCTGGCGGGCTGGATTGCGTCGGTGACCTTCGCGCCGTACCTCGACGCCGCGCGGGCCATTGCCGTCGGTGCGCTCGCCTCCCTGGTGGGGCTGCTCGGGGACCTGTTTGAGTCGATGCTCAAGCGGGACGCGGAAGTGAAGGACTCGGGCCGGATTATCTCGGGCCATGGCGGGGTCCTGGACCGATTTGATAGTTTACTCTTCACGGTGCCTCTCATATACTACTTCCTCAAGTTCGTGATTTTTCAATAG
- the rseP gene encoding RIP metalloprotease RseP, protein MLTTIIAGAFVLGVVVIVHEFGHFIVAKLGGVYVKTFSIGFGKKLIRHRAGETVYTLSVLPFGGYVKFAGESELSDEPEPDPGVSRGPLDEVPDSEIPRARYFTTQSRWLRAAVLVAGPFMNYATAVLLYAGVFLFQGVSVIPTTTVGEVVAEGPAAQAGIAPGDTILSVAGKPVGDWYDVESFLIEDADVPKNVELRRDGETMLVSLAPGHEGGRLTLGLYPHVSSRIGRVQKGKPAAQAGIGPGAVVEAINDTVVTTFEDVRRMVNDSPGRPLYIRWTQDGLAHADSVVPDSKDVLKPGSSSEFMTVGVLGIGPYSERRREGFAASAASGFNAANGMIVQIVGYVRQLFVGQMDIKTLGGPILIYQMAGDVANWGFDYLLLFLAFFNINLCIFNLLPILPFDGGHLALLGWEGITRRPINRRVREWMMQGGFVLIILLMGFVVVMDLARCSGSVPGGF, encoded by the coding sequence ATGCTGACAACCATCATCGCGGGCGCCTTCGTTCTGGGAGTCGTCGTCATCGTGCACGAGTTTGGACATTTCATCGTTGCCAAGCTGGGCGGGGTGTACGTGAAGACGTTCTCCATCGGCTTCGGCAAGAAACTGATCCGCCACCGTGCGGGCGAAACCGTCTACACGCTCTCGGTGCTGCCCTTTGGCGGCTACGTGAAGTTTGCGGGCGAGTCCGAGTTGTCCGACGAGCCGGAGCCGGATCCCGGCGTGTCCCGGGGTCCGCTGGACGAGGTGCCCGACAGCGAGATCCCGCGCGCGCGCTATTTCACCACGCAGAGCCGCTGGCTGCGCGCCGCCGTGCTGGTGGCGGGCCCGTTCATGAACTACGCCACGGCGGTTCTTCTCTACGCGGGCGTCTTCCTGTTCCAGGGCGTGAGTGTCATCCCCACCACCACGGTGGGTGAGGTGGTGGCCGAGGGACCTGCGGCGCAGGCGGGAATCGCCCCCGGCGACACCATCCTGTCCGTGGCGGGAAAACCGGTGGGGGACTGGTACGACGTGGAGAGCTTCCTCATCGAGGACGCCGATGTCCCCAAGAACGTCGAACTGCGGCGCGACGGCGAGACCATGCTGGTCTCCCTCGCCCCCGGGCACGAGGGGGGACGACTCACGCTGGGTCTGTATCCGCACGTGTCCTCGCGCATCGGGCGTGTGCAGAAGGGAAAACCGGCGGCGCAAGCCGGTATCGGGCCGGGCGCGGTGGTGGAGGCCATCAACGATACCGTCGTCACCACCTTCGAGGACGTGCGGCGCATGGTCAACGACAGCCCGGGGCGCCCGCTCTACATACGCTGGACGCAGGACGGCCTGGCGCACGCGGATTCGGTGGTTCCCGATTCCAAGGACGTGCTCAAACCCGGATCCTCGTCGGAGTTCATGACGGTCGGCGTACTCGGCATCGGTCCGTATTCCGAGCGCCGCCGCGAGGGATTCGCGGCGTCGGCGGCGAGCGGGTTCAACGCGGCCAACGGCATGATCGTGCAAATCGTCGGCTACGTGCGGCAGCTGTTCGTGGGGCAGATGGATATCAAGACGCTGGGCGGGCCGATTCTCATCTATCAGATGGCGGGGGACGTTGCCAACTGGGGCTTCGACTACCTGCTGCTGTTCCTGGCCTTTTTCAATATCAACCTGTGCATCTTCAACCTGCTTCCGATACTGCCCTTCGACGGTGGCCACCTGGCGCTGCTGGGATGGGAGGGGATCACGCGGCGGCCGATCAACCGGCGCGTGCGCGAGTGGATGATGCAGGGCGGATTCGTCCTCATCATCCTCTTGATGGGGTTCGTGGTGGTGATGGACCTGGCGCGGTGCTCGGGGTCAGTCCCCGGCGGGTTCTGA
- the dxr gene encoding 1-deoxy-D-xylulose-5-phosphate reductoisomerase: protein MSRKKVVVLGSTGSIGRNVLDVVRRHPDAFEVVGLAAHRNVALLRAQAGDHPAARVVVTDPGARAEIEADAAVRGRCVGYTEGALLELAGAGGTDLVVNALVGFVGLAPTLAALDAGIPVAIANKESIVAGGELLVRAAERAGVGLIPIDSEHVAIAQCLAGTVKGDVARVILTASGGSLRDRNPETLADVSVEDVLAHPTWRMGAKITVDSATLMNKGLEVIEAHWLFGFPLSQIDVVIHPQSIVHSIVQFVDGSMLAQMSKPDMRLPILYALSYPKRLRSDLGASVLEFPELTFAPVDEARYPCFQLARRAALAGGTAPAVLSAANEVAVSSFLEGSLPYGGIADVIASALDAMGVRPVETLQDVLEADAQTRSWIQERKNARAAGNDR, encoded by the coding sequence TTGTCTCGCAAGAAGGTGGTTGTCCTCGGTTCGACCGGCTCCATCGGCCGGAACGTGCTCGACGTGGTGCGCAGGCATCCCGATGCGTTCGAGGTGGTGGGCCTTGCCGCCCACCGCAACGTCGCGCTCCTGAGGGCGCAGGCGGGCGATCACCCCGCCGCGCGGGTGGTCGTCACCGACCCCGGGGCGCGCGCCGAAATCGAGGCGGATGCGGCGGTTCGCGGCCGCTGCGTGGGCTATACCGAAGGCGCCCTGCTGGAGCTCGCGGGTGCCGGTGGCACGGACCTGGTGGTCAACGCGCTCGTGGGATTCGTGGGGCTGGCCCCCACCCTGGCCGCGCTGGACGCGGGCATCCCTGTGGCGATCGCCAACAAGGAATCCATCGTGGCGGGTGGCGAGTTGCTGGTGCGCGCCGCGGAGCGGGCGGGGGTGGGACTGATCCCCATCGACAGCGAGCACGTGGCCATCGCCCAGTGCCTCGCGGGGACGGTGAAAGGCGACGTCGCCCGTGTGATCCTCACCGCGTCGGGCGGGTCGTTGCGGGACCGGAACCCGGAAACCCTGGCCGACGTATCGGTGGAGGACGTCCTGGCGCATCCCACGTGGCGCATGGGGGCCAAGATCACGGTGGACAGCGCCACCTTGATGAACAAGGGACTCGAGGTGATCGAAGCGCACTGGCTCTTCGGTTTTCCGCTGTCGCAGATCGACGTGGTCATTCACCCGCAGTCCATCGTGCATTCGATCGTTCAGTTTGTCGACGGATCCATGCTGGCGCAGATGTCCAAGCCTGACATGCGGCTGCCGATCCTGTACGCGCTGTCCTATCCGAAACGGCTGCGCTCGGATCTGGGGGCGAGTGTTCTCGAGTTTCCCGAACTCACGTTCGCGCCCGTCGACGAGGCCCGCTACCCGTGCTTTCAGCTGGCGCGCCGCGCGGCGCTGGCGGGGGGGACCGCCCCGGCGGTGCTGAGCGCCGCCAACGAGGTGGCGGTGTCGTCCTTTCTGGAGGGAAGTCTGCCCTACGGCGGCATCGCAGACGTGATCGCATCCGCGCTGGACGCCATGGGGGTGCGGCCGGTCGAAACACTACAGGATGTTCTGGAAGCCGACGCGCAGACGCGCAGCTGGATTCAGGAACGCAAAAACGCACGCGCGGCCGGCAACGACCGCTAG